In Nitrospiria bacterium, the genomic window CCAACGGAAAGAGCCCCGCCCTCGCCCGCCGGATCCGCATGGAGCTGGAACAGTCGTTCGGAGCGGAGTACGGAAAATTTCTCCGTCTGTTGGGTTCCATCCGTCAACAGGTTCAATCTCAGGTTCCCTTAATGGCGCGCCGCCGCCAAATCCTTCAACGCCTCACCGCGTCCGATCTTCTTCCGCTGATACGGCAGGGCAAGAAGAGGCAAATACAAAAACGGATTCGAAAGATCGTGGGGTTGAAAGACCTGATCCTGAAGTTTTGACCGGGCGGGACGTATTAACACACGTTTCGGGCTTCGTAAATCCTTAGCTCCCAGAGCCAGCGACTGCCTTTTTTGACGAGTCGAACGACGCCGTCCGAGAGCAATTGACGGAGCGGGAGACTCTCCGGGGAGATTGAAGCCGGCAGCGGCAGCCGTTTTTCGTACACCAGTCGGACTTCGTTAAACGTCTGTCGTGCGGCATCCAAAATGCGTTGCTCATTGGCCAGAGAAATGACGGGAAAGAGCAATCGCCCGTTCGGAACCAGATGCGATCGGACGGACCGGAACATCCGGACGGTTGGGTCTGCGCCGTCCGGTCCACCCGTCGGGACCGGCTCCGGAAACCATCCGGTGCACCGCGCCACGGCCTCGGCCACGCCGGAGACATCGTTGATGATGGTATCCGCGACCAGCCCTTTGAGCGAGTCGAATAAATCCCCCTGTCGGCAATCGATGCGGTTGGATACGCCGTTCTTTTCGGCATTGCGTCGGGTGAGTTCGCAGGCCTCTTTGTGGAGATCCAGTGCGTAAACCTGCTTCGCCCCCATCTTTGCAGCCAGCACCGCAAAGAACCCGCTGCCGCATCCCAAATCAATTACCGTTTCCCCGCTGCAACGGGAAATTTGATCGGCCATCAATTCGGATGTCGTGGTGGGAACGAAAACCCGCCCGGGCCATAATTCGAGATGGATCGTGTGACCGTGAAAAGTCCATTTTTTAGTGATAACACTTGTGTCCTGGACAATCAAGAATCACTCCTTAGCAATGCTTCGGTCTGCCCAGGACAGAATATGGGAAAGAGATAGTGAACAGGCTGGAATCGCAGACGAACATTAAAATAGCATTTTATCGGGAAAAAGTCAAACAGACCCATCCGGCTTCGGGTTTTCACCGGGCGGTTCGAAATTTTTCTTGACGGTCTTTCCGTGTTGAAGTAGGCTAACCGGCCATGAAGGTGATCGGGTTGATTTCAGGGACTTCCACGGACGGCATTGACTCTGCCTTGGTGGAGATCGCCGGTCGGGGGCTGGAAAGCCGACTGAGGTTGCTCCGCTTTGCGACCTATCCTTATCCTCGCGCATTACGTGCCCGGCTCGTTCGCTTGACCCATGACGGCCGGGTCGAGGATCTCAGTCGTCTGAATGTCCATGTGGGAGAATTGTTTGCCAAGGCGGCGATACGGATCGCGCGGGAAGCCGGCATACCGTTGAACGAGATTGATCTGATCGGATCTCACGGGCAAACGATCTGTCATCAACCGGTTCCGTTCAAAGTAAGCGGAGCAAAAATTCGTTCGACGCTCCAGATCGGCGAGCCGTCCATCATCGCCGAGCGAACCGGTGTGACTACCGTGGCCGATTTCCGTCATCGGGACATGGCGGCCGGCGGGGAAGGCGCGCCGCTGACACCCTATCTCCACTACATCCTTTTTCACCATGCGCAACGCCCGCGCCTCGTCGTCAACATCGGCGGGATCAGCAATCTCACCTATTTGCCTTCCCAGGGCGGTCTCTCGGACATTGTGGCGTTCGACGC contains:
- a CDS encoding 50S ribosomal protein L11 methyltransferase, whose amino-acid sequence is MIVQDTSVITKKWTFHGHTIHLELWPGRVFVPTTTSELMADQISRCSGETVIDLGCGSGFFAVLAAKMGAKQVYALDLHKEACELTRRNAEKNGVSNRIDCRQGDLFDSLKGLVADTIINDVSGVAEAVARCTGWFPEPVPTGGPDGADPTVRMFRSVRSHLVPNGRLLFPVISLANEQRILDAARQTFNEVRLVYEKRLPLPASISPESLPLRQLLSDGVVRLVKKGSRWLWELRIYEARNVC